The Microcystis panniformis FACHB-1757 region GTTGGTCTTACCTTTTCAATTGGTGCAAGCTTTACCCACGGATAACCCCGTCGGTCAGGTTTTAGTCCAGTTGGTTAATGCCCTGCGTCCCGATAGTTGGGGTTATGTGGCTTTTTATAGCTTACTAATTCTCGGTTTTAGTTTCTTCTACGCTTCCCTGATCGTTAACCCCAAAGATATGTCCCAAAACCTGAAAAAAATGGGAACCAGTATTCCGGGGATTCGTCCGGGGACCGCTACTACTAATTATCTGGAAGGGGTGCTGAATCGTCTCACCCTTTTGGGCGCTCTCTTTTTAAGTTTGGTGGCTACGATTCCGACTTTGGTAGAAAGCGCCACCGGTGTCACCACTTTTCGCGGTTTGGGGGCAACTTCCCTGTTAATTCTGGTGGGGGTGGCGATCGATACGGCGAAACAAATTCAAACCTATGTCATGTCTCAACGCTATGAGGACATGATTAAAAAGTAGTTAGATAGTTAACCAGTGACCTTTTAGCGGTTACTGGTTGTTTTTTACCTTAAAACCCTATATTTAATCCATGAGCAAACGGATCGGTGTGATATTTTTGGGACCGCCCGGATCGGGAAAAGGAACCCAAGCGGCAAAATTAGCGGAATCTCTGACGATTCCCCATATTTCTACCGGTGAAATTTTACGTCAAGCAATTACAGAGAAGACAGAACTTGGTCAGCAAGCACAAGCTTATGTGGAAAAGGGCGAATTAGTCCCCGATGAGTTGTTGTTAGGTTTAATTCAGGAACGTTTAAAACAGCCTGACAGTGCTAAGGGTTGGATTCTTGATGGTTTTCCCCGCACGGTGGCACAGGCGAGCTTTTTAGACGCATTACTGGAAGAATTGGCCGATAGTTACACATTTGTGGTCAATTTGGCTGTACCAGATACGGTCTTAATTGAGCGTCTGATGCAACGGGGTCGTCAAGATGATACTCAAGAAACGATCGCCCGTCGCCTACAGGTTTATATCGACCAAACTGCCCCCGTTTTAGATTATTACGGTCAAAAAGGGACTCTTAACCATATCGACGGTAATCAACCGCTGGACGCGGTTACGGCGGCTTTAACAGCAGTTGTCACTCCTGGGTAAAGTTTCCCTCATTCAGTCATCAGTGATCAGTAATCAGTGATCAGTAATCAGTGATCAGTAATCAGTGATCAGTTATCAGTAATCAGTTATCAGTCATCAGTCAGTAAGTAGTCATGCAAAATTAATTACCTGCCCGATCGAGCTAAAACCCTTACGGGGCAATGATCGTCATGTGTAAATAATTTTGCCTAGGTACTTAAAAATTAGACCTCTTGCAAAAGTCTTAAGTCGATCCTTGTACAGCAACATTTTTGAAGATTATCAACTACTAATAAATAATTAACTGAAAGTCCCTCCCATTATTGTTTCTATCGTTTGTTTTCGGATTTATGCAAGAGGTCTATCACCACTTTTTATAAGTTTTTTATATCAAACAAGCTTTAATAGTTGAGAATATTTAAATTTACATTTCGCAATATTTATCTTTTCTTAAGAATTTAATGAGAATTATTCTCATTTGTTTACGAGGTTGCAATACTTCCAGCGATTATGGTATAATTTCGCAGTATGAAATGATAGGCTTATCCGTGCTTTTTTGGGTTTTTAGCTGTCTGTTGATTCTGAAAACCCTTGCTAAATCTACACTCACCTATTTGGGAACAGCAATAAATGGGGGTTAAAGAGCCTTTTAAAACCCAACCCGTTGATCAATTAATTGTGTAGTTTTGTTGCAAAGAGAAAGTTTTTTTGACAAAAAGAACAAAGTGTGCTGCCACTGGATTGAACTTAGTGTCAACATTCATCCCGTCGCGCTCAAGGGAGGGACTTCTGCTGACACTAAGTTAAAATCAAAAGCAGGATACTGTGTATGACGGAAAAACTCGATGAACTCAGTGATTAAAGCGGTACAAACTGCCTATTATGGGGATGCAGCCTATCGGACACCACCACCAGACTTGGAATCTCTCCTGCTCAAAGAGAGAATTGTCTATCTGGGGTTGCCCTTATTTTCCTCCGATGATGTCAAGCGCAATGTCGGGGTGGACGTGACGGAATTAATTATCGCGCAACTGCTTTACCTGCAATTTGACGATCCCGAAAAACCGATTTTCTTCTATATCAACTCTACCGGCACATCCTGGTACACCGGCGACGCGATCGGTTACGAAACGGAAGCTTTCGCCATCTGTGACACCCTCAACTACATTAAACCTCCCGTTCATACTATCTGTATCGGTCAGGCCATGGGAACGGCAGCGATGATTCTTTCCGCGGGAACCAGGGGTTTTCGCGCCTCCTTACCCCACGCTACCATCGTTCTCAACCAAAACCGCACTGGGGCGCAAGGACAAGCCACCGATATCCAGATTCGCGCCAAGGAGGTAATCGCCAACAAACAGACGATGTTGGAAATTTTCTCGAAAAATACGGGTCAAACCACCGAAAAACTGGCGAAAGATATGGATCGCACCTTCTATCTCACCCCACAACAGGCGAAAGACTACGGATTAATCGATCGCGTTCTCGAAAGTCGCAAGGAACTGCCGAAACCCCTCGCCCAAGTTAGTTAAGATTTATTACAAATTAGCAGGAGTTGTTACCAATTATGCCTATCGGTGTGCCAAAAGTTCCCTACCGTCTGCCGGGTAGCCAATACGAACAGTGGATTAGCATTTACAGCCGTCTTTCGGTGGAACGCATTCTTTTTTTAGGACAGGAAGTCACCGACGGGTTAGCCAATGCCCTTGTGGCCCAAATGCTTTATCTCGACTCAGAAGACCCCACCAAACCCATCTATCTCTATATCAACTCGCCAGGGGGTTCCGTTACCGCCGGTATGGCCATCTACGACACCATGCAGTACATCAAAGCGGAAGTGGTGACTATCTGTGTGGGATTAGCGGCCTCTATGGGGGCATTTTTACTGGCTTCTGGTAGTCCGGGTAAGCGTCTCGCTCTTCCCCACGCGCGGATTATGATTCACCAACCCATGGGCGGAACCGGGCGCCGGCAAGCGACGGATATCGACATTGAAGCTAAGGAAATCCTGCGTATTCGCCAGCAATTAAACGAAATTATGGCTAATCGCACCGGACAAACCATCGAACGTATCGAAAAAGACACGGACCGCGATTATTTCCTCTCCGCCGAGGAAGCTGTCGCCTACGGTTTAATTGATAAGGTGGTGGAGGGAAGACCGGCTTAAGTCAGCCATAGGTTAGAACAGGTTTCTCGCCTGTTCTAACCTTTTTTTCTGATAATCAACCTGACTTCTTTACCATAAAAAACGGGAAAAAACTGTATCAAAATTAGCAGAAATGGGCAAAAAAAAAATAAACTCGTTTCCGTTAATTATTGAAGGAAATTTGCCGATGAAACTCGCCATTAAGCCCCTTGTTTTATCCACTGCCAGTTTAGGGTTAATATTTGGGGTGGCACAAAACGCCCAAGCCGCTCTGATTACTGGAGTTACTGCTTCCACCGATATGGGTGTTATTAATCCTGCTGATGTTAATATAGCCGATACTGTCAATGGAAGAGGGTTGCCAGGTAATACACCAAGTCTGACGGGGAATCATGCTACGGCAATTGGAGGTAATGCTTGGCTGTCAGCGCCGAACATTGTCACTGGTAATGTCACTTTCAATCTCAATGGCAGCTATAGCCTCGCTGGTTTTAGCTTCTGGAACTTCAATCGGGACATCTTCACTGGGGGAATTAAGGGCGTAACTGTTCAATCCTCCACCGATGGTACGACTTTCACTACTGTAGCGGGCGCTCCTACTCAGTTTGCTATCGCAGCTAACGCTCCTATAGCTCCAGAAGTGATCAGCTTTTCTCCGGTTACTGCGTCCTTTGTCCGATTTGTTGTTGCTAGTAACTGGGGATTCTCTTCTAGCGGCTTCTCTGAGGTTCAATTTGATGGAACTCCCACTCCCGTCCCTGAACCTTCTTCCTTGCTTGCTCTGTTAGCCTTTGGTTTAGCGGGTGTTGGTTTCAGAAAAAGAATGTAATCTTGAGATGGTAGGTTGGTTTATAGGATTCGTGGCAAGAGACCAACCTACTTACTTAGGGCTTGCTGAATAAATGTGAAATGTAGGTAAGGTGAGGGTTTTGTGGCTTTTCTCGCCAAACAGGTGCAAGATTTTGAGAGAATCGTGCTTCCAAACCTTGCGTTTTCATCGGCCCGCGTCCTGTAGGGGCGAAGCATTCGGGCAATAACCTATCGGTGAAACTAGAGATTTTCTATCCGAATGCTTCGCCCGTACTTTTTCAGCAAACCCTACTTAAAGCAATCAAAATCGTTGTCAACTGTTGCCTTGGGCGCTAAGATTGGGTTAATGGCTTTTCTGGGGATTTTCTGGCGGGTTTCTGTGCTTGGACAATCAGGGAAGAAATGGAATTTTTAGCAACTTTAGAAACAGGCTTGATCTCTGCTGTGGCAATCATCAAGTTTTGCCTAGAAAGTCTTTCAATCGCTTGTGTGGTAATCGGACTCATTAAAACTCTACAATTAGCTTGGCAGTCTAATCGTCACCGTCGCAGTCGTCCTTCTTTTTCCTTCAATCAATTTCGCATTCGTTTTGGTACTTGGCTATCTTTAGCCCTAGAGTTTCAGTTAGGTGGAGACATCGTGGCTACCACTGTCACACCTACTCTAGAAGCCTTGGCAAAACTCGCCCTCATCGCTATTATCGAAAATTTGGGTTAAAACCCCGTCGTTTTACGACGGCTTTTCCTGATTTTCAATGTAGCACTTAAGAACTTCCAGGGGCGCACCTCTCAGTTATCAGTTATCAGTTATCAGTTATCAGTGGGTAAGTTATCAGTTATCAGATGTGAGTTTTTAAGTGTGCAGTATTAAATAAGTAGTCGTGCAAAATTAATTTCCTAGTGAAGATAGGCAAGAGGCAAGAGACAAGAGGCAAGAGGCAAGAGGTGGTTAGATATGTGTAATTAATTTTGCTTAGGTACTTAGAAGTTTCCTACTGTCTTTTTACTGATTACTGATCACTGATTACTAACCGACTTGACATTATTAACAGACCTAGTTAAAATAAATACAGACACACACATATTGGCTCTTCTGGTTTCTGTGTGGAAACGAGGTCTATACTGATAGTTTATTCCGCCAAATAGCACTAAAAGTCTTGCCTGATAAGCATTTCACGATTCCATAAGCAAAAATTATCACACAAAGTCGAGAAGAGCCACATATTAACCCAATGAAAGCGAGGTATCAATACCGTATTTACCCAACAGACCAACAAAAGAGGCTTTTGTCTCAGTTGTTCGGGTGTGTGCGCGTTGTCTGGAACGATACCTTAGCTCACTGTCAAGAACTCTATCGACAAGGAGAGAAAAAGCCAAAATATACCGAGTTATCTAAAAGACTAACTCAAGTCAAAAAAACAGAAGAAAAGCAGTGGTTGACCGAGGTTTCTTCTATCCCTTTACAACAGTCTTTGAGAGACTTAGAGACAGCCTATTCTAACTTTTTTGCATCTTGCAAGGGAGAGAGAAAAGGAAGAAAAGTCAAACCTCCTAAATTTAAGAAGCGTAAATCTAAACAATCAGCGAGATTTACTGACAATGGTTTTACCATCAATCAATATCACGTTACTTTAGCAAAAATCGGTGATTTAAGAATAGTTTGGAGTCGTCCATTACCTTCTAAACCTTCTAGCGTCACCGTGATTAAAGATGCAGCAGATCGCTATTTTCTCAGCTTTGTTGTCGAGATTCAGTCCGAAATACTTCCTAATAACGGGGAGTCCGTGGGAATCGATCTAGGGATTGCTACTTTTGCGACTCTCTCAACAGGGGAAAAGATAGACGCACCGAAACCGTTAAAGAAACAATTAAAACGGCTAAGAAAGGCACAGAAAAACCTTTCTAGAAAACAGAAAGGAAGTAAACGACGGGAAAAAACTAGGAAACGAGTAGCTAAAATCCACGCAAAGATTAAAGACGCTCGCACTGATTTCTTGCAGAAACTATCCACTAGAATCGTTCGTGAAAATCAAACGATAGTTTTAGAGGATTTAAA contains the following coding sequences:
- a CDS encoding adenylate kinase, producing MSKRIGVIFLGPPGSGKGTQAAKLAESLTIPHISTGEILRQAITEKTELGQQAQAYVEKGELVPDELLLGLIQERLKQPDSAKGWILDGFPRTVAQASFLDALLEELADSYTFVVNLAVPDTVLIERLMQRGRQDDTQETIARRLQVYIDQTAPVLDYYGQKGTLNHIDGNQPLDAVTAALTAVVTPG
- a CDS encoding ATP-dependent Clp protease proteolytic subunit, with the protein product MNSVIKAVQTAYYGDAAYRTPPPDLESLLLKERIVYLGLPLFSSDDVKRNVGVDVTELIIAQLLYLQFDDPEKPIFFYINSTGTSWYTGDAIGYETEAFAICDTLNYIKPPVHTICIGQAMGTAAMILSAGTRGFRASLPHATIVLNQNRTGAQGQATDIQIRAKEVIANKQTMLEIFSKNTGQTTEKLAKDMDRTFYLTPQQAKDYGLIDRVLESRKELPKPLAQVS
- a CDS encoding ATP-dependent Clp protease proteolytic subunit, coding for MPIGVPKVPYRLPGSQYEQWISIYSRLSVERILFLGQEVTDGLANALVAQMLYLDSEDPTKPIYLYINSPGGSVTAGMAIYDTMQYIKAEVVTICVGLAASMGAFLLASGSPGKRLALPHARIMIHQPMGGTGRRQATDIDIEAKEILRIRQQLNEIMANRTGQTIERIEKDTDRDYFLSAEEAVAYGLIDKVVEGRPA
- a CDS encoding discoidin domain-containing protein, producing the protein MKLAIKPLVLSTASLGLIFGVAQNAQAALITGVTASTDMGVINPADVNIADTVNGRGLPGNTPSLTGNHATAIGGNAWLSAPNIVTGNVTFNLNGSYSLAGFSFWNFNRDIFTGGIKGVTVQSSTDGTTFTTVAGAPTQFAIAANAPIAPEVISFSPVTASFVRFVVASNWGFSSSGFSEVQFDGTPTPVPEPSSLLALLAFGLAGVGFRKRM
- a CDS encoding DUF1622 domain-containing protein; its protein translation is MEFLATLETGLISAVAIIKFCLESLSIACVVIGLIKTLQLAWQSNRHRRSRPSFSFNQFRIRFGTWLSLALEFQLGGDIVATTVTPTLEALAKLALIAIIENLG
- a CDS encoding RNA-guided endonuclease InsQ/TnpB family protein — protein: MKARYQYRIYPTDQQKRLLSQLFGCVRVVWNDTLAHCQELYRQGEKKPKYTELSKRLTQVKKTEEKQWLTEVSSIPLQQSLRDLETAYSNFFASCKGERKGRKVKPPKFKKRKSKQSARFTDNGFTINQYHVTLAKIGDLRIVWSRPLPSKPSSVTVIKDAADRYFLSFVVEIQSEILPNNGESVGIDLGIATFATLSTGEKIDAPKPLKKQLKRLRKAQKNLSRKQKGSKRREKTRKRVAKIHAKIKDARTDFLQKLSTRIVRENQTIVLEDLNTSGMLKNRKLSRAISDLGWRSFRDMLSAKSDKCGRDFRIISRWEPTSQRCSCCGNIGGKKALNIREWECLFCGTFHDRDVNAAIKCDSFSRNLEIGG